The region AACACGTgtgaaagcttttgtgctcctgagatgctgcttggcctgctgtgttcatccagcctcacattttattatcttgaaagcCCTTTGTATTCATTTACTACAACGTAATGTTTTGTTGGTAATCTGTTTATCTAACCAATGTTtatctttttaaactttattcctttggtttctaacttatactatgaatCACTATACGGTAATGTaactttttgaaaatatttctcttATTTTTGTATCTAAGACTTGTACCTTGATACTTTGTACGTCAGATGGTGCTGTGAgggtgacattgtaaacttttcacagtacttgagtacatgtggcaataaacctaattctaattatATATTGTTATGCAGAAGAATGCTTTTTTTCACATTCATATGCATGAAATATATATACTTCAATATAACCTGCAGCTTGGCTTGTTTTTACATTCTATTAACACAGTGTATACATAATATACACTATATTGTATAATACTTGCGATATAGATGCATataacatagaatataaaagACAAGCCAAGTTGCAGCTTATATTAATGTAAAGATGCTGTCAGTGGTTAGACTGCTGCtccacagcaccaggtacccaggttcaattccaccctcgcgCTGTGTGGGGTTtctacgttctccctgtgtctctgtgggttcctcctacagtccaaagatatgtcagccaggtggagttgctatggtaaattgcccatagtgctcaggggtgtgtggattaggtatgttagccatgcgaaatgcagggttacagaggaaagggtagggggatgggtgtgggtcgGATGCTCTTgaaagggtggtgtggacatattgtgctgaatggtctgtttcgacactgtagggattctatgatgaatgaAAAAATGAGAATTCAGCACAATATAACATATACATTAGATAATACACCTGATATTACATCAAAATTATATTACATAGTACAATTACTATGTATGGTCTATTACACTGAatatatttctttttattcatatgCACAATATCTATATTTCAATATAATCTGCAGCTTGGCTTGTTTTTTAATATTCAATTCGTATATTATGTGCGTACATAGTATATAATACATTTGATATTATGTTACATATTCTCACATATGTATATGTTATATGAAGCTGAATATATCGTCAGTCCGTGTTCTGTTGTGATCTGGCCACGAATAGAACaaatgatctcagagtaaaaAGACCGTCTCAGACAGTGTACGGACCGTGCAGCAAACTGGTTTCAAGTCTCAGTTCTTGTAAAACAAACGCGTCCCCACTGTTGAGAAATGATTTGAGCCGGTTCCTCAGTACTCGGCGGAGTCGGTGGCGGTGAAGAACTGCACTTTGCTGAGGAGGGACGAGGTGCTTCTCCTCATGGAGTTGTTCCTCCTCATGGAGCTGCGCTTCCTCAGCGAGTTCTGGTGCGAGAGCTCGCTCCTCTGCAGGGTCTGGATCAGGATGGACGGCTTCTCGTCGAGCTCTCGGGCCGAGCACCTCGGGGTCGCCACCTTGACGCGGTTGCCGAACTTGGAGTAGTCTACCGAGTAGACGCCGTCCTCCTCGGTGACGACGGGCACGAAGCGGTAGCCCCACAGGATCTCCTCGGAGATGTACGAGGTCCGGGCCTGTGTGGTGATGCCCGTGGTCTCCACCACCCCCTCGAGGATGACGATGACCTCCAGGTTCTGGCTCTGCAGGTCACTGGCCGAGATCTCGTACAGCGGGCTGCGGCGGTCCAGCACATGGCTGATGGTGAGCGGAGCGACCAGGAAGATGCTGCCGCTGTCCAGGGGGTTGTCCACCGGGATGTCGATCTGGTGCAGCGGCAGGATCTCGCCCTCGGCCGTGGTGCTCCTCCGGACCACTTGCATCCTGACCGAGGCGCTGATGATCATGCTCTTCCTCAGGTCGCCCACCCTGAACATGAAGCAGAGGCGGCCGTTCCTCAGGCAGATGACGGCGTGGCGGCTGAAGATGAGGGTCTCCGCCCGGCGGTGAGCCTGCGCTGTCTTCATGAAGATACAACCCAACATGACGGCGTTGATGATCAGCCCCGAGATGTTCTGCACGATGAGGCCGGTGATGGCGGTCGCACACTCCTCGGTGATCATCCTGCCGCCGAAGCCGATGGTGACCTGCACCTCGATGGAGAAGAGGAACGCCGAGCTGAACGACCGCACTTTGGTGACACACGGCTCGGAGCCTGAGCTGGGCCGGGGGTCTAGGTCCCCATGGGCGAACGCCAGCAGCCACCACATCATGGCGAAGAGGAGCCAGCTGCACAGGAACGACATGGTGAAGATGAACAGCGTGTAGCGCCACTTGAGGTCCACCAGGGTGGTGAAGACATCCTGCAGGAAACGGCCCTGCTCTCGGATGTTCTTGTGAGCCGCGTTACACGAGCCGTTCTTGGCGATGAAGCGAGCCTGGCGGGGCCGCGCCGTGTACCGGGGCTGGCGCCGCACGTTCTCGGCGGCGATCCGGGCCAGCACGTACTCCTCCGGGATGATGCTCTTCCTGGCCAGCATTCTGGCCGCATAGTCCTGGCCTTACACACACGGGGCACCCTGGCCTCGAGGGACAGAGCGGTACTCCTGAgactgggatagtaggaactgccgaaaggtccagacccgaaacgtcagccttcctgctcctctgatgctgcctggcctgctgtgtccatccagctccacaccttgttatctcctactCCCGAGTGTGAGTTGGGCAAACGCAGTTTGTTCCTTGGACTAGGATCTGGGAAAGAGAAATTGGCAGTTCTGCTCTTGAGTTGCTAAGCAGAACACAGTGTGgtatctgagagagagaggaacacacACCAGATCCTCTGTAGGTCAGGCCGAGCTTGGCACTTGTAGTGGTgtctggaagagagagagagagagagagaatttgccGCTTCTGTCCCCAACCTGCTAAGCAGAGCACATTTTCgtcgctaccatcagttctggggaactgtcactcgacccgaaacgttaactctgatttgtctacacagagctgctgagtttttccagggaTTTCTGTTTCTGAAGCAGAACTCTGAGAGTGGCgcctgaaagagagagagagacacacacacacacacaaactgctgaTCCCACTTTGGTCAGTAGACCAGTTGTAGTGGTGTCTGGGAGAGAGTGTGGCACTCCTGATCCTGCACTAGTAAGGAGATCATTTGTACTGATGCGTTAAAGAGAGATGAGAGCGTGTCTAGCATCTGCATATGAATATCCCTCCCAATCGGGCACCTTATTTAGTTCTTCCAGGCTCTGTGTGATTTATGCAAGCTCTGGGTGTCTGCTATTCTTGTTCACACACTCTATTGACGATTTTGTAGCCAGGCTTAATTGGGAATAACTAGCGGCGTAGCGTTAGTTCATTTCGCTGATCGTCATGAACTGTGCCACATCAGTGCCTACCCTGTGCGTTGTGCAGCTGGTTATTGTCGTCCGAAGTGTAAGAAGCTCTTTCAGGCTGAGCGCTGCCCGGTTGTACAGACTTTTTGAGGCTGGACAGCTCACGTGAATGCAAATTAGCGCATCCTTCCCTCCGATTTCCTTCGTCCCagactttctgtttttgtgttggggggtggtggtgagtcGACCTCTTCaatgtttttttgtttttgctagaCTGTGAGGCTGTGGGAATTAACACCTTAAAGTTGTGGCGGAGCACGCTCAATATTAATTCGCAATTACTAGCGTCAGTGCTCCTTCTGTCCTTAACAAAACATTCGCAGGGAACAACTTTTGTTAGGTTTAACAGGTAAACAGCGACAGAACCAGTAACCGCTTAGTTCAAACGTTAAAAAAAACacgaagtgctggagaaactcagcaggcctgtgaagagagaaaataaaattaacgATTCGAGTCCGGTATGACTCACTTCGGAACCCGCTCACTTCTATCGTTTGCACCTCACAAGTGTGAGCTCAGCCACACTTTGGACTGTGCGTATACGTGCCTGGACAGATTTGTTACTGTTAGCACAGTTAGATAAGACCATATTGTGCTAAATTTCTGACGTGAATGAGGGTCTATGTGCTGTTTTGTATGcgttttttttctgttctttcatggctaggtcagcatttcttCCGCATttcagagacagaaagcagggatATGTTATAACAGGGTTAGATGAAACAAAGTGGGAGGAAGCTTTGTGAGCAGCACAGACTCGCTAAaaaccaaatggtctgtttctgtgtaatACCTAAGACACATTCTTCACAGAGTTGTGTCAGTGGAATTCGAAACCTAACCCTCAAATAGGTTATTGTACATGAAGGAAAGATTTCTTTCCACTTAAAAACAACTTTGATATGGATGAGAAGTTTACATATGCCAGAATTAAAACTGAAGTAATGTGACATGAAAGCACGCATGCCCGGTTCTTTAGTCAGTGTTGTCATAAACTAAGTTAAACAGAGTTCCCTAATCTTTGTAATATTCTGTGTTCTTTGCAGACATACTCCTCTCTACACTGTAATTGGTGGGATGGCTTCTGGTGCCCCTGCTCTCTGACTCAAACAGGTGTTAGCCATTGGACAATGGAACTCCTATATTTTAATGAACGTACAAAATGTGAGAgattgaaataaaacaataacAAGTGAAATTTTCCCAGGCCTTGAGCAGTGTGGGCAATGgagagaaagttgggaaaatgctgaaagaatgaaaaaatatcAAATCTAAAAGAAGTGAATTAAAGTTCCAATTTTCCTGTTACCATTTCAAAAGCGAGCTCTGAATGTCACCACACCAGTGACAAATTTATTTTCATGCACTTGTATCTCAATATTAACCAATCTCACCTCATTTCAATGCAGCTCATAATTCTGTTCTCCCCTGAGGAACTAGATGGTGATAGTTACCGATAGTGAAAGGCAGCATGGTTACCCAGAAGTTGCAGGTTGCTATTTGCTTCCCTTTGCTTCCATTTCAAGGACAATTCACTAGCATCTCATTGCATGCTCCACTGACAGCAACCACCTCCATCCTTTGCTCATAGGAATCAGATTTGGTAAACCACAcgtcatcatggctgatcttgtgcTAACACATAATATGTATCAGCACTGTGGTGAGGTGAGAGgtacagcccttgatatcaaggttgcacatgactgagtgtggcatctatgagccctagcaaaactgaagtcaatgggaattggcaGGAAAACACTCAGAATTGGGAGTGGTGGATGATGGGTGAGAAATGGTCTGCTCATTAGAATCATAACAGGCACAATGGAAGATGATTGTGTGATTGATGGATGTCAGTTATCtgagctccaggatatctctgtaaAGGCATTTTGCTTCTTATTGCCTGGTTGAGGTTCCATCAAGGATGACACACTATCCAATTCATGTTCTTGCGAGTGCCTGATAGGCAGGATTGCCCCATTCCCCTTTATGCTCCATTTAGTGTTGCCGTCCCTGTCAACCCCATAAGTTTCAAACTCCCCATGTAACAGTCCAACCATAAATACATACAGGAGCAAATCACTGCACATGTTagaatttgtactgaaaacaacaaaagctggagatcacagtggatcaggcagcatccatggaaagaaagcaaacCAGTGTTTCCAggctagatgactcttcatcagaactgaaatatgTATATTTTAGTTCATCGTCCTGTTTGTGAAATCAAATCCTTGTCTTCTCTGCAAAGCTGATATGATCACAGACAAACATAAAAGTGCCACATGCATTTGCCAGTTTACAAACACATTCAACAGATCTCTTTGCTGCTTGATGCCTGAGAGCTGCTATCCTCACATATTGAAATGTAAGTATGTAAGTGTATGTTGTATTCAATGCTGTGTTTCTGTGTGGGCTGGAGGGCATTGAGAGATTGTAATCCTGCAGGATTTATAACATCCCAATTTTTTTGGTCATTTGATGTGTACTACATACATATGAATGACATGAATTAACTCAGCCGCCCATGTAAAGGCATTACATTTAACTACATTACATAGCAGCATTACTCTCTTTCTGGAATGCCTACATgctatatcagtatttacaaggtAGTCTCATTTCTGTTTGCTACGACTGTCCAGGGAACGCATCTCTGAAAAGCTGTTCTGGTTCTGATATTGCCCACATAGTAACAGTGCATGCATCCTGAATGGATCCAAGAATGACTGTTGCTATCTTCACTGTCTCAGCCCTATACTATCAGCACGGAAGGAAGTAGCAGTTACAAAGACAACTGCAAGCCCAGGACCTGTTGCACAGCCTCCAGAAGCAACAGATCTCCTCAGGATGTGGAGGATGATGAGGAGACCAAGCATCTACTGTCTTTGCTGTAATTTCCTTCAGATGTCCAAAGATTCAGAATATTCCCTGCAACATTTAAACTAACAGTCAATGTGCTATCAGCATCTTTCCTCACCAGAGGCAGAGTTTGGATGTAAGCAGAGCATTGGATGTTACCTGTTCTTGACTGAGGGTGCGGTGCCTTGCAAAATGGATGTAATGAATCTTACCCTCCAGAGATTTGTGCACTTATAGGTGATCATGTAGGGACGCACACAAATGAATGGAGCATGAGTGAAACCAGGCTCTAACATAACATATTTGCATTTTGATGTGGTCCAGTTGGCATTGAAGCTCAATTCATTCATCAATCTCAAGACAAAGTTTCAGTAGTTCATCAGATTGGGCTTTTTATTTGGTATTCAAACAACTGTTCAAGGCATTTCCCACAATAACTAATAGAGACTTCTCATATTTGAAGTTCCTCAGGTTTAAATTGAAGGGCTATCTTTGTTAGATTTGCTTCTACAAATTTATCATTGAGATGTTTCAAGTCTTCCTGGGACTGATGTTGAACAAGTCGTCACTGTCCATTTTTCCTTTACAGACTCATCTTTTGTGTGGAATGAAGGGGTTAACTTATGATAAGAGTTTGAGCAGGTTTGGCCTTAACCCAACAAacattagaagaatgagaagtgatcttattgaaacatgcaagatcctgAGTGAACTTAACAGGATGAATGCTaaaaggatgtggagactttagAACTAGgaagcacaatttaaaaaaagcagaggaagtttttttctctcagagggttttt is a window of Stegostoma tigrinum isolate sSteTig4 chromosome 25, sSteTig4.hap1, whole genome shotgun sequence DNA encoding:
- the LOC132210966 gene encoding ATP-sensitive inward rectifier potassium channel 8-like, with the protein product MLARKSIIPEEYVLARIAAENVRRQPRYTARPRQARFIAKNGSCNAAHKNIREQGRFLQDVFTTLVDLKWRYTLFIFTMSFLCSWLLFAMMWWLLAFAHGDLDPRPSSGSEPCVTKVRSFSSAFLFSIEVQVTIGFGGRMITEECATAITGLIVQNISGLIINAVMLGCIFMKTAQAHRRAETLIFSRHAVICLRNGRLCFMFRVGDLRKSMIISASVRMQVVRRSTTAEGEILPLHQIDIPVDNPLDSGSIFLVAPLTISHVLDRRSPLYEISASDLQSQNLEVIVILEGVVETTGITTQARTSYISEEILWGYRFVPVVTEEDGVYSVDYSKFGNRVKVATPRCSARELDEKPSILIQTLQRSELSHQNSLRKRSSMRRNNSMRRSTSSLLSKVQFFTATDSAEY